A genomic stretch from Candidatus Cloacimonadota bacterium includes:
- the lepA gene encoding translation elongation factor 4: protein MEQKYIRNFCIIAHIDHGKSTLADRFLENTHVIGKGIEVAQLLDSMDLEREKGITIKSHAIRMVHKYKDQEYVLNLIDTPGHVDFSYEVSRALASCEGAILLVDASQGIEAQTMSNLYLALDNNLEILPALNKIDLAKADVEGTRHDLIEILGCKESEVMMVSAKTGDGVDVLLDAVIEYLPPPKGVVEAPTQALIFDSYFDMYRGVVVLVRVFHGSLRKGDKIKLFSTNKEYEVEEIGYLGLKFEAQKELQTGEAGYIIANIKEVADARVGDTITMAKNGCTEALPGFLEPKPMVYSGIFPINGEDYEDLVEAIAKLKLNDASLIYEKESSAALGYGFRCGFLGMLHLEIVKERMYREYNIPIIATTPSVRFKIGLKNGNEIEVHNPIDFPDPSGIEYIKEPYMDTEIIVPTDFIGNIMKLAQERRGIQKNIQYIDQKRVALHYEMPLIEIIFDFYDKLKTVSRGYASLDYAFKEFRLSQVVKVDILINGEKVDAMSFICHQDKAHTWGKSVTSTLADVIPKHMFKIALQATIGAKIIARSTINAMRKDVLAKCYGGDVSRKRKLLEKQKEGKKKMKEIGSVTVPQDAFLAVLKADRD from the coding sequence ATGGAGCAAAAATACATTCGTAATTTCTGCATAATTGCACATATAGATCACGGGAAATCCACTTTGGCAGATAGGTTTCTGGAAAATACCCATGTAATAGGCAAGGGAATTGAGGTAGCTCAACTTTTGGATAGCATGGATCTTGAGCGCGAAAAAGGCATTACCATAAAATCGCACGCCATTAGGATGGTTCACAAGTATAAAGACCAAGAGTATGTGTTAAATCTTATCGACACTCCAGGTCATGTAGATTTTTCCTATGAAGTATCTCGCGCTCTAGCATCTTGTGAAGGGGCAATACTACTTGTAGATGCTTCACAGGGGATCGAAGCTCAAACGATGAGCAACTTGTATCTGGCTTTAGATAATAACCTGGAGATTCTTCCTGCTCTCAATAAAATTGATTTGGCTAAAGCCGATGTGGAAGGCACTCGTCACGATCTGATAGAAATACTAGGCTGCAAAGAATCCGAAGTAATGATGGTTAGTGCCAAAACTGGAGATGGCGTGGATGTCCTTTTAGATGCCGTGATTGAATACTTGCCCCCGCCCAAAGGAGTGGTTGAAGCTCCAACGCAAGCGCTTATTTTTGATTCATATTTCGACATGTATCGCGGAGTTGTGGTTTTAGTGCGCGTATTTCACGGATCCCTTAGAAAGGGCGATAAAATTAAGCTATTTAGCACCAATAAGGAATATGAGGTGGAAGAGATTGGATATCTGGGGCTCAAGTTTGAAGCACAAAAGGAATTGCAAACGGGAGAGGCAGGCTATATTATTGCCAATATTAAGGAAGTAGCCGATGCCAGAGTGGGCGATACCATCACAATGGCAAAAAATGGCTGTACAGAAGCTCTTCCCGGATTTTTGGAGCCAAAACCAATGGTGTACAGCGGAATATTCCCCATAAACGGAGAGGATTATGAAGACCTCGTAGAAGCGATTGCCAAATTGAAGCTTAATGATGCCTCACTGATTTACGAAAAAGAAAGTTCTGCCGCTCTTGGTTATGGTTTTCGTTGCGGATTTTTGGGGATGTTACACTTGGAAATCGTGAAAGAACGCATGTATAGAGAATATAACATTCCTATTATTGCCACAACCCCCAGTGTGCGTTTTAAAATTGGCTTAAAGAACGGTAACGAGATTGAAGTTCACAATCCCATCGATTTTCCCGATCCTTCTGGAATAGAATATATTAAAGAACCATATATGGATACAGAAATCATAGTTCCCACAGATTTTATCGGAAACATTATGAAGCTTGCCCAAGAACGTAGGGGGATACAGAAAAACATCCAGTATATCGATCAAAAACGCGTGGCACTTCACTATGAAATGCCCTTAATTGAAATTATCTTCGATTTTTACGATAAACTTAAAACAGTGAGTCGTGGCTATGCTTCGCTGGATTATGCATTCAAGGAATTTCGCCTTTCCCAAGTGGTGAAAGTTGATATTCTCATTAACGGCGAAAAGGTAGATGCAATGAGTTTTATTTGCCATCAAGATAAAGCACATACATGGGGGAAAAGCGTTACCAGTACCTTAGCGGATGTTATTCCCAAGCATATGTTTAAGATTGCATTGCAGGCAACCATTGGCGCAAAGATCATTGCGCGCAGCACGATTAATGCCATGCGCAAGGATGTATTGGCAAAATGCTATGGGGGTGATGTAAGCCGAAAACGCAAACTATTGGAAAAGCAGAAGGAAGGAAAGAAAAAGATGAAAGAGATAGGCAGCGTAACCGTTCCTCAAGATGCCTTCCTCGCCGTATTGAAAGCAGATAGAGATTAG